The Chryseobacterium glaciei DNA window CATTGCTAAAAACAAGAGGCTGGAAAGTAGACTATGAAGAAGGTTTACAAAAAGTATATCATAAAGAAGGTTTCCAGGTGAAGCTCTATGCAATGGCCAATTGGTTCTCGCCTGCTGAGGTAGAAAGTCCAACCTTGGAAACAATAGAATTTCATTCATTAAAAGACCATAAGAATATTCCTTTTGAAGATATTAATCCGAGATTATTTTCAGAAGTAATGCGGGATATAGATTTAGTAGTATCGGTAGCGCATGTAGGAGATGTAGATCCTGAAGCCAGCCATTCTTCTATTGAAATGCGAGCTGTCTTGATGAAAGAAACGGCCAGATTATTCAAGTTAGACAATGTAAGCATTGAAGGCTCACATGTTTTAGTTAAAGGTCAAATGGCAGAATATAGTGTGCATTTAGGAAGTGCTGTTGTTCATCAGGTTCCGGGTAAATATTTATCTATCCTTCCTGTTCATTCTCAGCAAAGAGGCAGATTGTTTTTACCTTTTGCCGATGATGACCCAAAATCTGCTGAGGTGATGTCTAAAGTATTATTATTAGCTAAGGATAATGAAATACAGGATCCAACGATACTTTCACAAATAAAAAGAGAGTATGTTTAGGATATAATCTTTTCTAAAATATAGATTCAAAAAAAGTACACTCTTGAAGTGTGCTTTTTTTGTACTATTATTATGTTTTTTGTGGGAATAAAAAAAGCATCCTTTTTCAGATGCTTGTGTTTTTAAGATATTGTTTTGGCTTAAACTTCTTCGTCAGAATCTATTGTGTAAGATTTGCTTTTGAAGTCCTTGTCATGCTTTTCTGATATTACATCCTCACCTTTTTCGTTAATGATGAAATCTGTGGATTCATTAAACATCTCCTGAAAACTTTTAAAATCCTCTTTGTAAAGATAAATTTTGTGTTTCTCGAATGTAGCCTCTCCATTCTCTCCGAAGTTCTTTTTGCTTTCGGTAATCGTAAGATAATAATCTCCTGCTTTCGTCTCGCGCACATCAAAGAAATAAGTTCTTCTTCCTGCTTTTAACACCTTCGTGAAAATTTCATTTTCATGGCGTTCCTTGTATTCACTCATTGTTAGATATTTTTTAATCTTGTTAAGAACAAATATAAAAGTTTTCTTTTAATCACAAAATTTTTTTTATGATTTATTTAACAATTCCGAACGAAATGGCTAAGCGGTTAAAGAATTGGTAATTTCGGTAAGATTAATAATTTTATCTGCTCTCTGAGCGCTAGACTCTCTGTGTGTGATAATTATGGATGTCGCGTTATGAATTTTTGTTTCTATATTTTCCAATATATTCTGCTCGGTTTCAGTGTCTAAAGCAGACAGTGAATCATCGAAAATTATGACATTTGGATCTTTAATTAAGGCTCTGGCAATGCAAATTCTCTGTTTCTGGCCTCCCGAAAGCATTACGCCACGCTCACCAACAAGTGTTTTATATTGATCTTTGAAGTTGATGATGTTTTTATCAACGTCTGCGATCTTAGCATATTCAACCACTTTATCGTGGGAAGGATTGTCTATTGCAAACCCAATATTAGTCTCGATAGAATCTGAGAACAAGTAACTTTCCTGCGGAATATAACCTATAAAATTTCTGTAATTATCGAGGTTATGCTCTTTAAGGTTTTTACCATCAATTAAAATTTCACCTTTTGTAGGATCAATTAATCGGCAAAGTAGCAAGGCAATTGTAGATTTCCCACTTCCTGTCTTCCCCATTATGGCAAGAGATTGTCCGGCATCTATTTTAAAACTTAAATTATCTAAAGCTTTAATTCCTGTATTTGGATAAACATAAGAAACATTTCTGAACTCAATATCTCCTTTAATAGGATTGTTATCGAAGTTTGTATTGATAACTTCTGATTTTTTATCTAAAAATTCGTTGATTCTCTGCATGGAAGCTTCCGCTCTTTGGTTCACCGAAGTCACCCAGCCGACCATTGAGAAAGGAAATATCAACGTGTTGATATACATGAAAAAATCAGCGATTTTACCGATACTTAATTGTCCGTCAATATATTTCTGTCCGCCAATTAAAATAATGGCAACATTCAATAATCCGATTACGAATAAAATAATGGTAAAGAAATATGCTTCAGTTTTAGCTAAATCTAAAGCTTTGTCTTGATAATCAGTAACTTTTACACTATAATTTTTCTTGATGTAATTTTCTTTCGCAAAAAACTTCACCACACGAATTCCAGAGAAACTATCCTGAACAAAAGTTGAGATCGCAGACTGACTTTTCTGCATGATCTTCGACTTTTTATTAATAATTGAGCTTACCTTGAAAATAGCAAATGATAAAATTGGAAGAGGCAGCAATGTCCATAAAGTCATTGATACATCTGTTTTCAGCATATAAATACTTGTGATAATTAATAATATAATTAAGTTCACAACGTACATCACGCCGGGACCCAAATACATTCTTACGGCTACAACGTCTTCACTTAAACGGTTCATTAAATCTCCGATAGTCGTTTGTTTGTAATCCGTTAAAGATAATTCCTGATAATGTCTGTAGATTTTATTTTTCAGCTCATATTCAATTCTTCTTGATGCAACAATAATAGTTTGTCTCATCATAAAGGTGAAAAATCCGGTAAGAAGCGAGCATCCGACAATAATGGCAACATAAATTAATATCTGCTTATTGAAACCGAAATTTCCGTTTTTTGTAAGTTCATCCACCGATTTTCCTACAAACTGTACTTTGTATATGTTGAAAAAATTACTGGTGATGATAAACAGTGACCCCCAAAACAATAATATTTTATGTTTCCAAAAATAAGGGTTTAGAGTTTTTAAAGCTTTCATAAAGTTTTGCAAAATTACAAAAATAGAAGCAGACTACGAATTTCATAAATTTTAAATTTCGTATCTTTGCAGCCATAAAAAGCTCTTTGAATGTTAGGACGACGACAAATCCGTGAAAAAGTAGTAGAAAGTGTGTATTCTTACTACCAAAATCCAATAAAATTTGATGTTTTAGAGAAAAACATGTTCTCTGGAATAGAAAAAATCTATTATCTGTATATCTATGAACTAAACTTTTTAGTGGCGTTGAAAGATCTTGCAGAACATCAGATCGAAATCGGTAAGAATAAATACATCAAAACCGATGCTAATACCAATCCTAATCAAAAATTCATCAGCAACCAAGTATTAATTAAGATTGAAGAAAATCCTGAGAGATTATTTTTTACTGGTCAGCACAAACAATTGAAGTGGGATCTTCATGATGATTTATTGGTAAGAACTTTCCAAAGGATTACTGCAGGAAAGCGTTATCAGGATTTCATGAAAGAAGATGGGTATTCTTTTGAGGAAGATCAAAAATTTATTGGAAAATTATTTTTAAGATACATCGCTGAAAATGAAGATTTTCATGAATATCTTGGGGATAAAGAATTAACTTGGTATGATGACATTCATATTGCTAATTCAATGGTTCAAAAAACGATTGGTTTTCTAAAAGAAGATGAAGATAGCAGAACTTTGATCAAAATGGTGAAAGATGATGAAGACAGAGAATTCGCAGGTAAATTGTTGAGAGACACACTGAACAACTGGGAAAGCAATGAGAAAAAGTTAGGTGAAAGATTGGATAACTGGGATTTGGATAGAGTTTCTTTAATGGACAAAGTTATTTTAACAACAGCAATTTCTGAGCTTGATAATTTTGCCCTCACCCCTTCAAGAGTAATTATTAATGAATATATTGAGATCGCTAAAGTATTTGCTACAGACAGATCAAATATCTTCATCAACGGAATTTTAGATAAATATTGTAAAGATCAAAATAGAATTTAATAAAATGAAAAAGACGTTATCAATTATCGCTTTGTCTATTATAGGCTTTGGTTTAGTTTCTTGTAAAAAAGAAAACAAAGAAGTTCAGGGATCAGATGCTGTAGCAGTAGATTCTAGCGCTGCAAACAATTTGCCGCCGACTGATTCTGCAGCAGCTCACGTAGGAGTTACAGGAGCTACTCCAGCAGTAGCAGTAACACCAGCTCCATCTAACCAGCCATTAACAACACTTGCTCTTTCTGAAAGTAGCTTCGATTTTGGAAAAATCAAAAAAGGAGATAAAGTAGAGCACGTATATGAAGTTACAAACACAGGAACTAATCCTTTGGTAATTTCTGAAGTAAAGCCAGGATGTGGATGTACAGTTCCTGATTTCACAAAAGAACCGATTATGCCAGGTAAAAAAGGAAAGATCACGTTGCATTTTGACTCTTCAAGCTTTGACGGAAACGTAAGTAAATATGCAGATGTTTTTGCTAATGTAGATAAGGCTCCAATTAAATTAACATTTACAGCTAATATTCAACCATAATATAATGAATACGTTAACAATCTTTTTACAGGCGCCCGCACAAGGAGGAAATTCTTCTATGATGCTAATCATGATGGGGGTGATGTTTGTAGGGTTTTATTTCTTAATGATAAGACCACAACAAGCGAAACAAAAGAAAGAAAAAACTTTTCAGGAAAACCTAAAAGTTGGGACTAGAGTAGTTCTTACTTCTGGTCTTCACGGAAGAATTGCTCAGGTTCAGGATGATGGTTTCGTTATTGAAACATTATCCGGAAAATTGAAATTCGAAAAAGCAGCTATTTCAAGAGAGTTTACAGAAACTCGTTTCGGAGATAAGGCAGTAAAAACAACTGATAAACTAGTTGAGAAAAAAGAAATCGAAACTACTGAAAATAAATAATTTTTAGTTTTTAAAATATTACGTTTCGGCGCGGTGAGCAAAGCTCACCGCGCCGATTCTTTTATACGCGTTCTGTCATTCAGAACGAAGCAAAGCGGAGTGAAGAATCTACCTTAATAATCTTAACAACTTAATTAAAACTTAATGGTTCAATTTAAAGTTTTCACATAGTTCTCCTTTGTCAAAACGATATTAATTGCGCTATTCGTAAAAACATTTGTGAAATTTGTGTTTAAATTTTAAAATAAAATATCTTTGCCCCATGAATCAAAACACAAACAAAACCGTTCTCATTCTAGGTGCCAACTCCGATGTTGCTAAACAATCTATTTTACAATATTTGTCAAAGGGATTTTCTATCATTGCAGCTTCTCGGAATACAAAATCACTTGAAGATTTTATAGCTTCCAATAATGTAGACCAATCAAAAATTACAGTTTTATATTTTGATGCAGCAGATTTTGATTCACACCAAAAATTCTATAACGAACTTTCAATAAAACCTCATATTGCAGTTTACGCCGCAGGCTTTTTGGTTGACAATGATAAAGCATTGAGAGATTTTAAAGGAACTCAACAAATGATGGTTACCAATTACATGGGAGCTGTTTCTATCTTAAATATTATTGCGATCGATGAAAGCAATAAAAATTTAGAAAGAATTATCGGATTGTCTTCACTTTCCGGAGTAAGAGGTCGAAAAAGTAATTTCGTTTACGGAAGCACAAAAGCTGCTTTTACAACGTATTTAGCTGGATTGAGACAGGAATTAGCTTTAAGAAATATTAAAGTCAATGCTTTGGTAATAGGTTATATCAGAACAAAAATCAATGATGGTCTACAATTGAATGAATCTTTAATCATGGAACCCGATTATGTAGCAAAACATATCGTCAATGCCGGAAATTCTTTTACCATTGTTCCGAATTTTAAATGGAAGATTATTTATTTGATTTTGAAAATGTTGCCGGAGAGTTTGGTAGCGAAACTTCCTTAATTATTTTAATCAAAAATTAAACGACTACAGATTTATTATTCAATTCGAAATCAATTAAAAATTCCAAATCAAGGTAATAATTTGTAGGAATATATTTATCAAAATAGACTTTTGTCGAGGTTTGCTTTTGAAAAATTTCTTTTAACGCAATCTTATCAATGTTTGTAAATGCTGTGAGGATTGGTAAAGATTTATCATAATATTGAATTGTAATTTTAGTTTTTACAAATTCAATATCACTTTTATTATAGAAAATGTTAGCATAATCATTTTGATTTTTTCCTACACCAAAAACATAGCTTTCTATCACAGCATGAGTTAAGTCTATTTTTTCACAAATCTTATGGCGTTTTATATCTTGAACAACAATATATTTATTGAAATTTTCCAGAGGAAATCCTTTTTCGCTTTCAATAATTGAACGAATATAAAGATAAATGGGAGCAACGATAAGAATTCCAATCACAAAATAACCGCCCTTAAAATCAAGAGTACTACTGTTTTTTGAATAACCAATTCCATAAAAAAGTATAAACAGTCCAATATACCAAAGGATGCCTATTGGGATTTGCCAGGTTTTCCATTTTGGTGTTTCTTTCATCATTAAATTCTTAAATATTTGTGTTTTAAATAAAAAAGCGGAGAAAAATCTCCGCTCTAAATTTATGCTTTTAAATTCAATTGTAATTCCAATTCATCGAGCTGTGCATCAGCAATTGCGGCAGGTGCATCGATCA harbors:
- a CDS encoding DUF3276 family protein; the protein is MSEYKERHENEIFTKVLKAGRRTYFFDVRETKAGDYYLTITESKKNFGENGEATFEKHKIYLYKEDFKSFQEMFNESTDFIINEKGEDVISEKHDKDFKSKSYTIDSDEEV
- a CDS encoding SDR family NAD(P)-dependent oxidoreductase; translation: MNQNTNKTVLILGANSDVAKQSILQYLSKGFSIIAASRNTKSLEDFIASNNVDQSKITVLYFDAADFDSHQKFYNELSIKPHIAVYAAGFLVDNDKALRDFKGTQQMMVTNYMGAVSILNIIAIDESNKNLERIIGLSSLSGVRGRKSNFVYGSTKAAFTTYLAGLRQELALRNIKVNALVIGYIRTKINDGLQLNESLIMEPDYVAKHIVNAGNSFTIVPNFKWKIIYLILKMLPESLVAKLP
- a CDS encoding ABC transporter ATP-binding protein encodes the protein MKALKTLNPYFWKHKILLFWGSLFIITSNFFNIYKVQFVGKSVDELTKNGNFGFNKQILIYVAIIVGCSLLTGFFTFMMRQTIIVASRRIEYELKNKIYRHYQELSLTDYKQTTIGDLMNRLSEDVVAVRMYLGPGVMYVVNLIILLIITSIYMLKTDVSMTLWTLLPLPILSFAIFKVSSIINKKSKIMQKSQSAISTFVQDSFSGIRVVKFFAKENYIKKNYSVKVTDYQDKALDLAKTEAYFFTIILFVIGLLNVAIILIGGQKYIDGQLSIGKIADFFMYINTLIFPFSMVGWVTSVNQRAEASMQRINEFLDKKSEVINTNFDNNPIKGDIEFRNVSYVYPNTGIKALDNLSFKIDAGQSLAIMGKTGSGKSTIALLLCRLIDPTKGEILIDGKNLKEHNLDNYRNFIGYIPQESYLFSDSIETNIGFAIDNPSHDKVVEYAKIADVDKNIINFKDQYKTLVGERGVMLSGGQKQRICIARALIKDPNVIIFDDSLSALDTETEQNILENIETKIHNATSIIITHRESSAQRADKIINLTEITNSLTA
- a CDS encoding transcription antitermination protein NusB; the protein is MLGRRQIREKVVESVYSYYQNPIKFDVLEKNMFSGIEKIYYLYIYELNFLVALKDLAEHQIEIGKNKYIKTDANTNPNQKFISNQVLIKIEENPERLFFTGQHKQLKWDLHDDLLVRTFQRITAGKRYQDFMKEDGYSFEEDQKFIGKLFLRYIAENEDFHEYLGDKELTWYDDIHIANSMVQKTIGFLKEDEDSRTLIKMVKDDEDREFAGKLLRDTLNNWESNEKKLGERLDNWDLDRVSLMDKVILTTAISELDNFALTPSRVIINEYIEIAKVFATDRSNIFINGILDKYCKDQNRI
- a CDS encoding DUF1573 domain-containing protein, translated to MKKTLSIIALSIIGFGLVSCKKENKEVQGSDAVAVDSSAANNLPPTDSAAAHVGVTGATPAVAVTPAPSNQPLTTLALSESSFDFGKIKKGDKVEHVYEVTNTGTNPLVISEVKPGCGCTVPDFTKEPIMPGKKGKITLHFDSSSFDGNVSKYADVFANVDKAPIKLTFTANIQP
- the yajC gene encoding preprotein translocase subunit YajC, with product MNTLTIFLQAPAQGGNSSMMLIMMGVMFVGFYFLMIRPQQAKQKKEKTFQENLKVGTRVVLTSGLHGRIAQVQDDGFVIETLSGKLKFEKAAISREFTETRFGDKAVKTTDKLVEKKEIETTENK